One genomic segment of Sorex araneus isolate mSorAra2 chromosome X, mSorAra2.pri, whole genome shotgun sequence includes these proteins:
- the LOC129399854 gene encoding adhesive plaque matrix protein-like: MHPYSHSYTLIFIHIYTHSHTHNTFTLTHTDTCIHTRIHTHPCSFILMYSYPHSNTLVHTFMLTHTHICIHTHTFTLTHTDTRIYTHTHTHSYSFILTYSHSHSYTPILIHTHIFIPTLIHIHTHIFIPTLNTLIHSCSHTHSYTHSYPHSYTSTLIHTLIYSYSYTHSYSFILTYSYPHSYTLILTHTLTYLYSYTYSFMLTYSYPHSYTPILIHTHIFIPTFILTYSYPHSYTLIHAFMLTHSYTYSYSHSYTPILIHTLTYSYSYTLILIHTYIFIPTLIHIHTHSCSYLYPYSYTFILTLIHAFMLTHTHTHIHTHIHLYPYSFILSHVHYHTHTHTHTHSYSHTHTHTNTHTHTHMLILMITHSYIHPHLPPFCHTHAQPKCFPYRSAVSNPGHC, translated from the coding sequence atgcatccatactcacactcatacacactaatattcattcatatttatacccactcacacactcataatACATTCACGCTCACACACACTGATACATGCATTCATACTCGCATTCATACACACCCATGCTCATTCATACTCATGTATTCATACCCACACTCAAACACACTGGTACATACattcatgctcacacacactcatatatgcaTTCATACACATACATTCACGCTCACACACACTGATACACGCATTtatactcacactcatacacactcatactcattcatactcacatattcacactcacattcatacacaccCATACTCATTCATACTCACATATTTATacccacactcatacacattcatACTCACATATTCATACCCACACTCAACACACTCATACattcatgctcacacacacactcatacacgcaTTCATACCCACACTCATATACATCCACACTCATTCATACTCTCATATAttcatactcatacacacactcatactcattcATACTCACATATTCATacccacactcatacacacttatACTCACTCATACTCTTACATATTTATACTCATATACATATTCATTCATGCTCACATATTCATacccacactcatacacacccaTACTCATTCATACTCACATATTTATACCCACATTCATACTCACATATTCATACccacattcatacacactcatacatgcattcatgctcacacactcatacacgtattcatactcacactcatacacacccaTACTCATTCATACTCTCACATATtcatactcatacacactcatactcatTCATACTTACATATTTATACCCACACTCATACACATCCATACTCATTCATGCTCATATTTATACCCATACTCATACACATtcatactcacactcatacatgcattcatgctcacacatactcatacacatatTCATACTCACATTCATTTATACCCATACTCATTCATACTCTCACATGTTCATTatcatactcatacacacactcatactcattcatactcacacactcatactcacacaaatacacatactcacactcatatGCTCATACTTATgatcacacactcatacattcatCCTCACCTTCCTCCATTCTGTCACACTCATGCACAA